In the Oxyura jamaicensis isolate SHBP4307 breed ruddy duck chromosome 18, BPBGC_Ojam_1.0, whole genome shotgun sequence genome, one interval contains:
- the CCDC42 gene encoding coiled-coil domain-containing protein 42, producing LPKHLPTAPGTVPGQPATSSQWPPAQPGKGKALGEQRQEPPGPCPTWGCLLHTAEPVGRQGCAWRTSGPSCTRRPWAPRELLVAGAMAARDSEDLPAYFSVQYKENLLTLLKKLRLTEEDSLCPFICLQEKKKQAQQMQKTLEEKEEAFRERMEAISCRWRDLQTKEAQLKAHMKESGRVLQENDKLRIQTLKKASREREMKMQKQSELLRAKKELEALKNKHQKLSDRVQKYSIFSKYLEDVVKASHFEEIQTVIWRYKTLVRMRKDLLQAERGRREASEQAKELLAQYTEEKEEEILQYNNELAQLKLRFDEVHSDVLTWESRWAHIQNIATQRTLELGTIRMAILNLFQCISKQMKRSLNVPVDDNHKQLDMVQQFIQDHADISMEVKRKDLQKHQQAAKATEL from the exons CTGCCCAAGCACCTTCCAACTGCCCCTGGAACAGTTCCGGGCCAACCGGCCACCAGCAGCCAGTGGCCACCAGCACAGCCGGGGAAAGGAAAGGCcctgggggagcagaggcaggagcccCCCGGTCCATGCCCTACCTGGGGGTGTCTCCTACACACTGCTGAGCCCGTGGGccggcagggctgtgcctggcGTACCTCAGGGCCGAGCTGCACCAGGAGGCCCTGGGCTCCccgggagctgctggtggctggagcAATGGCTGCTAGGGACAGTGAGGACCTGCCGGCCTACTTCAGCGTGCAGTACAAGGAGAATCTCCTGACCCTGCTGAA GAAACTCAGACTGACGGAGGAGGACTCTCTGTGCCCATTTATCTGCCTCcaggagaagaagaaacaagCCCAACAGATGCAAAAGActctggaggagaaggaggag GCCTTCAGGGAGAGGATGGAAGCCATCTCCTGCCGGTGGAGGGACCTGCAGACCAAGGAGGCTCAGCTGAAAGCTCACATGAAGGAATCTGGGAGGGTCCTACAG GAAAATGATAAGCTGCGAATCCAAACTCTAAAGAAagccagcagggagagagagatgaagaTGCAAAAGCAGAGTGAGCTTTTGAGAGCTAAGAAGGAACTGGAAGCCCTGAAAAATAAGCACCAGAAACTCAGCGACAGAGTGCAGAAGTACTCCATCTTCAGCAAGTACCTGGAGGATGTGGTGAAGGCCTCACAC TTTGAGGAGATCCAGACAGTCATTTGGCGCTACAAGACACTGGTGAGGATGCGCAAAGACCTGTTGCAGGCAGAACGGGGGCGCAGGGAAGCATCTGAGCAAGCCAAGGAGCTCCTGGCCCAGtacactgaagagaaagaagaagagatCCTGCAGTACAACAACGAGCTGGCTCAGCTCAAACTGCGCTTCGACGAGGTTCACAGTGATGTCCTCACCTGG GAGTCTCGCTGGGCCCACATCCAGAACATAGCTACCCAGAGAACCCTGGAGCTGGGGACCATCAGGATGGCCATCCtcaacctcttccagtgcatTAGCAAGCAGATGAAAAGAAGCCTGAACGTGCCAGTGGATGACAACCACAAGCAGCTGGACATG GTTCAGCAGTTTATCCAAGACCACGCAGACATCTCTATGGAGGTGAAAAGGAAGGACCTACAGAAACACCAACAAGCAGCTAAGGCTACAGAACTATAA
- the LOC118175955 gene encoding bMERB domain-containing protein 1-like, producing MEGTRTPPRYGSLESTRWPEPEDEIVSMADSTTTIDDIEGELFKIERIREILVRRESELRYMMDDIQLCKEISRLKKELQKLIALPETEKSNEEKQREEELVQQIHKLVETRDFLVDDVEFERLREREEDKEMAEFLQSKLSKSYLQKATPVKEKKMTSRGQQTSAPYMTKTGLTLLKECCGFTCSIM from the exons ATGGAGGGGACCCGGACCCCCCCCCGGTACGGATCGCTGGAGTCCACCCGCTGGCCGGAGCCAG AGGATGAAATTGTTTCCATGGCTgactccaccaccaccatcGATGACATCGAAGGGGAGCTCTTCAAAATTGAGAGGATTAGGGAGATCCTGGTGAGGAGGGAGTCAGAGCTGCGATACAT GATGGATGACATTCAGCTTTGCAAAGAAATCAGCCGGCTGAAAAAGGAGCTTCAGAAACTGATAGCCCTTCCAG AGACTGAGAAGTCCAACgaggagaagcagagggaggaggagctggtgcAGCAGATACACAAGCTGGTGGAAACTCGGGATTTTCTGGTGGACGATGTGGAGTTTGAGAGGCTCAG ggagagagaagaagacAAGGAAATGGCAGAATTCCTGCAAAGTAAGCTCTCCAAAAGCTACCTCCAGAAAGCAA CTCCtgtcaaagagaagaaaatgacttCCAGGGGGCAGCAAACCTCCGCCCCGTATATGACCAAGACAGGCCTCACGCTGCTCAAGGAGTGCTGTGGCTTCACCTGCTCCATCATGTAG